Below is a window of Halioglobus japonicus DNA.
CCCACTGAACTGATCCCCGCGGCGACAGTTCTTCTGTTGCGCGATGGCGCTGACGGCGTTGAAAAACTGATGCGCAAGAACTCTCGAATCGTCTTTCGCGGCTTTTGGGTGTTCCCCGGCGGCCGCATTGATCCCGAGGATGGCTCAGATCAGGACGCCATCCAGGAGCGGCCCGGGTTGCTGCGGCCAGAGAGGCGATGGAGGAGACCGCGCTGGATGTCACGCCTTATGAAAGCAGGTTTATTGCGCCAGCTTCGATCGCTGTACTGCAAATTGTCGATGAAGTGAATGGTGGGCTCATTGTAGTTGTTTGGAAGGGGCCTGAGCTGAGTAGAAACCAAGTCTTGGCGGGGGCGTACAGGGATGAAACAATATAACAAGAGCGGGCAGTGCGCTCCCGGACGGCCTTCCAGACCGTCCGCTTTCGCAAGCGTTATGAGTCATACTTGAATTAAGGAATGTCATTGATACCGAAAAAGTACACTCCATTAGTTTTTTCTTTTTTCATGTCTTTACTCATGTCATGTCTGATGTCTTTAATAATTTGCCTTCTTAATTTTGGTTTAATAGAAAACATCTTACTCATCTGGTTAAAATCTTGGGGAACTGCATTTTTAATTGCTTATCCAGTTGTTCTGTTAATTAACCCGCTAGTCAGCAAGCTCGTTAATCTTGTCATTAAAGACTAAAATGCATACCTATAAATCAGTATAAAGTTATATATTCGGCGAGAGTGAGGAAATCCTGTCCACCTCGTTCAATAAACGCAAAGGTCCACCACTGCGCTCCATGTAGGTGTCTCTGAGTTCTTGCATAACGCCGTAAGAAAGGGCGGCTGCGCGTGTACCACCACCTGAGAAGGCCAGCAGCACGAGGGTTTCATCGACATTGTTAGTGCGATAGGCACTGATCTGGCGGTATCCTGTGGATTCATCGACCTCAGTGATCGCCTGGTTGGGTGGCTTGTAGGTGGTAGCGCACCCGGCGAGTAGCAGCGCTGGCTGGCGAGGTGTTGGCGTAGAGCTATCTCCGCTAGGTCCCGTTACTACAGTTTTACCGTCAGTGGCGCACGCAGGTTCGTTTCGACCAGGGTGCCAGCGGGAATATTAATGGATGCGCCACTGGTGAGAATGGAGGCACCCACGCCCACCTTGGCACCTTTCTTGGCGCTGGAACTGCCTCCGTAAAGGCCGCCCAGGGCCGCTGCCCGAGCGGTGCGCTTGGCGGTTCTTCCCCCCTCATTACCTGTCTGTGCCTTCAACCCATCAGTGGTAATTTCATACATCAGCTCGTTCAACATAATGTCGGTGAATTCGATTGCCATTTCGGAGGAGCCCGCCACGCGGCCTGCGCTTTTGGCCTGGGTGATTCGGCCGTAGAGCATGGTGCCGCGAGGGGCTACGGTGACACCATCGACCATCAGTGCGCTTTCCAGCTGGGCGCGAAAGCGGTGCCCCGAAGAATGACGGCGGGTGTCGATGGCCTCGGACATGCGTATGACCAGACGGGTACCGCTGGCGACGGTGGCTGTTTTAGGCGGGGGTGGTGGTGCCGGTTCTGCTTTGGGTGCGGGCACCGCTTCTTGCGCAGCCTCGCGTGCGGCGACGCCTTCAGAGTTGAATATCGCAACCACCTCATCCTCGGGAAAGCCTCGATGCCGGCGCCCGTATCAAACATCATGATCCCGTTACTCATGCCGACAAATGTACCCTCAAGCAGGGTGCCATCGGCCAGCTCTATGGTATCGGCCAGACTGACTGGAGTGACGAGGATGGCGCTCAGGCCAAGTGGAAACAGAATACGTCGCATGGTCGGTGTCCTTACGTGAGTCGATCTCAAACTGAATTAGAGTATCAATAGCGTAGATAAAGCTCCGTTTTAGTCAACATCGCGCCACATTGACGAAAACTACCTATGCGGACACTCCCGCACTGTATTAGATTGCAGTCACACGCATTCTCAGATCGAAATTATGACTGAGGCTTTGGCCATGAAAAAGCGACTTTTGCTGTGCGGTATGGCACTGCTTATGGCAGTGGGTTAGCTGTCCGCCGACGAGGTAACAACGAAAGAATTCTCCGGCTGGATGGAAGACTATGACTCACGGCCAGGGCTTATAAACGGCCTATTGAGAGTAGACATCCTAGCTGATTATGTCGACCGGCCTGCTGACCTGTCGAAGTTCCCTGCTATTGACCCGAAAATCCTGTTCGCGGCGTTGAGCATGCATTCACATCCATTCACTCGTGAACGGGTGCACGCAACAGCTCATGCCATGCGGTTTTCACTGGCTTTTGCTGGCTTTGATCACTAGGACTTCAGTAGCGCACTTGCCGTGGCCCGCGACTCGGACCAGGCAATCAAGGTAATTGTGGGATTTCAGCGTTGAAACAGCTGCCCTGACGCCGGTCAGACGAGCCCTTTCACTGGCAGCAGGGCGCCGTGCACCGCGCTTGCAGCGTCGGATGCCAGAAAGCACATGACCTCCGCCAATTGCTCCGGGGAGACCCACTCAGCGAAGTCAGCGTCAGGCATGCCCTCGCGATTAGGGGGGTATCAATGATGCTGGGTAGCACCGCATTAACGTTGACCCCAGCTGCCTTCATCTCTTCTGACAGGCTCTCAGTGAGGCGCATCACCGACGACTTGGCACAGCCGTAGGCGCTCATTGCAGCCTGACCCGAGACCGCGCCCAGCGCGCCGACGTTAACGATGGCGCCACGCTGCTGTTTCAGCACCGGTGCGGCGGCGATGATGGCATTGCGCAGGGTCTCGACATTGATGCGGAACATCCAGTTCCACTGTTCATCACTGGGATCTGCCGCATCTACACCCATGGCAAAGCCGCCTGCAATGTTAAGCAACGCATCGAAGGGTCCGATACCTGCGATCACTGCCTGGGTCGCTTCGCGGTCGAGCAGATCAACCTTGTGATAACTGCCACCGGAACGTCGGCGTTGTCGACGATGTCCAGGCCAATGACTTCTGCGCCGTGTTGGTGGGCAATAGTGGCGGCGGCTTGGCCGAGCGTACCTGCGGCGCCGGTGATCACGATGCGTTTGTTGTTGAGCATTGGAATAGCCTTATGCGGATTTTGCAAAAGCGTATTCTGGATTAATCGCCAGCGCAGTCAACTCCTGTAGTGCGTCGTGTGTCTCGCCCAGGCTGCGCAATTCGTCGACCAGGCGTTCGTGCAGCGCCTTGCTGGCCACCGTGAGCATTTCAGCGCGCAGCAGCCATTCC
It encodes the following:
- a CDS encoding DUF2798 domain-containing protein; this encodes MSLIICLLNFGLIENILLIWLKSWGTAFLIAYPVVLLINPLVSKLVNLVIKD
- a CDS encoding SDR family NAD(P)-dependent oxidoreductase, with protein sequence MIAGIGPFDALLNIAGGFAMGVDAADPSDEQWNWMFRINVETLRNAIIAAAPVLKQQRGAIVNVGALGAVSGQAAMSAYGCAKSSVMRLTESLSEEMKAAGVNVNAVLPSIIDTPLIARACLTLTSLSGSPRSNWRRSCAFWHPTLQARCTAPCCQ